Proteins co-encoded in one Prescottella sp. R16 genomic window:
- a CDS encoding NADPH-dependent FMN reductase encodes MVKIAVITGSTRPGRVNRQVAEWVLAQAQERGDADYELVDIADYALPVLDEPYPAGMQNYQHEHTKTWSAKISEFDGFVFVTGEYNHSVTPALANAISYLSAEFANKAAGIVGYGSAFGARAVEHLRGMLSELQVAHVQKTGMFSLFTDFENYSTFTPTAQQAASLAPVLDQLVPWTHAMKSVRESAMATA; translated from the coding sequence ATGGTCAAGATCGCCGTCATCACCGGATCCACCCGCCCCGGCCGCGTCAACCGACAGGTCGCCGAGTGGGTGCTGGCTCAGGCCCAGGAGCGCGGTGACGCCGACTACGAGCTGGTCGACATCGCCGACTACGCCCTGCCGGTCCTCGACGAGCCCTACCCCGCGGGCATGCAGAACTACCAGCACGAGCACACCAAGACCTGGTCCGCCAAGATCTCCGAGTTCGACGGTTTCGTCTTCGTCACCGGCGAGTACAACCACTCGGTGACCCCGGCCCTGGCGAACGCCATCTCCTACCTCAGCGCCGAGTTCGCGAACAAGGCCGCCGGCATCGTCGGCTACGGCTCCGCCTTCGGCGCCCGGGCCGTCGAGCACCTGCGCGGCATGCTCTCCGAACTCCAGGTGGCGCACGTGCAGAAGACCGGCATGTTCTCGCTGTTCACCGACTTCGAGAACTACTCCACCTTCACCCCGACCGCACAGCAGGCCGCCTCGCTCGCCCCCGTCCTCGACCAGCTGGTGCCGTGGACGCACGCC